The genome window AAGCCGAATGATCTCGATCTGTTATCCCGTTACTTTGGCGACGCAGCGAAGGATTTCCAGGCGGCTCTCATTAGCGATCGGCAAAGTATGCTGCGCGCCGATGCGTTCCGGTCGGTTATGCTGATTTTGCTGGTCGCCGGGGCCTTGTGGTTATACCTGACGAACAAAATCAAGGCGGGCATCTTGTATCCCATATTGCTGGCCGTTGTTGTGTTTGACCTGTTTTCGGTCGATAAGCGATTCCTGAACAATGCCGATTTCGTGCCCAAAGCGCAGGTAGCCACTATTTTTGAACCGACACCCGCCGATGAGCAGATATTGCAGGATAAGTCCCTTGGGTTCCGGGTGCTGGATCAGACGGAATCGTTCATGGAAAGCAACCGGGCGTCGTATTTTCACCGGTCCATCGGTGGTTATAACACGACCCGCCTGCGTCGTTACAATGAACTGATAACGTATGCTTTTCAGCCTAATTTCCTGAACATCGTGAACATGCTGAATGCGAAGTATGTGATCAGACCGGGGGAAACCGATCCGGCCAATCCGCAGCAGGCTCCGACAGCCCCTATGGCGTTGCCAAATCCGGCGGTGCTGGGCGCAGCCTGGTTTGTTGGAACCGTTCAGCAGGTGGCCGACGCCGATGCCGAAATGGCCGTTATGAAAACGCTCAGCACGCGTGATTCGGCAGTTGTAGATAAGCGGTTTGCAACGGAGCTAGGAAATTTACCCGCCAAAATGGATCATACCGGCAGTACGATTTCACTGACGAGCTACCGACCGGACAAGCTGATCTATCAGGCGAATGCCGTACGCGATGGGCTGGTTGTTTTCTCGGAAGTGTATTACCGGGGGCATGAAGACTGGCAGGCGTTTATCGATGGCAAACCAGCTCCTCACCTTCGTGCGAACTATGCCCTACGCGCTATGCGGGTACCGGCCGGAAAACATACCATCGAGTTTCGGTTTGAACCGCCACTGGCCAAAACCGGTGATATGATCGATCTGATCTGCAATGTACTGTTGATTGGCCTGATCGGGTTCGTCGCGTTTCGGGAAGGTCGTGGCCGACGTACCGAACCGGCAATAGTGCCTGAGCCGAACGTGCCCACTGCGCCTGAGTCGATCGTCCAACCCGCGAAAACCCCTAAAGCGAAAACACGCTGACAGCCAGTGAACAGCTAGTTCATCCATCAGCGTGATTGTCCTGAAACCGACTGGGTCGGCGCATTGGAAAACTTTTCCAGTGCGCCGACCCAGTCGGTTTTTTATTGTGCTGACCGTTGTTAGGCGGCAGGTTCTGTCGGTGCTGGTTTGGGAGCCGCTACTTTATCCGGTTTCCGGGGGCGTGTTTTACCGTAAGAGCCCATTGAAATTTTTCCTTTGCGTGATTTCACATCGCCTTTTCCCATTGCTCTGACTTGTTTAATTTAAATTTATTCCTTTAGTTGGATAATAGCTAAAGGTACATAATTTAGTTGATACCGAATAACTAATCCACATAAGTCTATGGAACGAGTCTACTTATGGATACTCTGCGGGCTCCTGTCACTCCCCGCGCTGGCCCAACTGACGCCAAAGTCACTGCTGATTTATTACGCCTATCCGTCTGGTATCAATGGTACATTTTCAGTGGCCGGGGCTGCCGCTGAATTTGGGCAATATGCCTACGTTGTGCTGGGCGACGGACTGGAGTTTACCAGTCATCCCGATCATGCCAACACACAGGCTATTATGGCTCAGTCATCGACGGCAAATACCAAATTCTTCGGGTATATTGATTTGGGCGTGAGTACGCAGAATCTGTCAATTGGTGACATTCAAAACCGCATTGCCCTTTGGAAATCAACGGGTGCCGATGGGGTTTTTCTCGATGATTTTGGCTATGATTACCTCGTAAGCCGACAACGCCAGAACGATGTAGTCGCTTACGCCCATACTCAGGGTTTGCCCGTTATTGCCAATGGCTGGAACCCCGATCATGTGTTTGGTAATCAATCCGACCCTTCCTACAATCCATCGG of Spirosoma agri contains these proteins:
- a CDS encoding 30S ribosomal protein THX, whose protein sequence is MGKGDVKSRKGKISMGSYGKTRPRKPDKVAAPKPAPTEPAA